In one Rhodococcus sp. B50 genomic region, the following are encoded:
- a CDS encoding Mce family protein — MSRSQDFLRGTAAEQSRRLVAAGAAAIVFLGAAGVAAATLYPKFTGPDGIELTVDVPYLGPGVAEGTKVVLHGQSIGQVTGLERTPSESVQVRMLLDESQIDGLTDRFEIDYRPENYFGTSAVNVLARPGGSPLESGMELERTPEGDFTMSTMIEQGSLTIDGTLTDDMITSLDKTVHYLDGLTPWIDTGVVLADRVAETQQEMPSTLLAHFNDILEAFPGFGDQAIESLMNIYYSNYNTLPDGSIGVDDAVFDEANAGLTLAANQLFGQAGALLASHGEELTPLITSVAEASDVFPHLVNGGMTPAAAQDVVRRLDSAFVDTPDGKRLRLRVLVDALPAFTAPLGLGPVPAALDLGADPAGTTEGGER, encoded by the coding sequence ATGTCGAGAAGTCAGGACTTTCTCCGCGGCACGGCTGCAGAACAGTCCCGCCGACTGGTCGCCGCCGGTGCAGCAGCGATCGTGTTCCTCGGTGCTGCCGGCGTCGCCGCCGCCACCCTGTATCCGAAGTTCACCGGACCCGACGGGATCGAACTCACCGTCGACGTCCCCTATCTCGGTCCGGGCGTCGCGGAGGGCACCAAGGTGGTACTGCACGGGCAGTCCATCGGACAGGTGACCGGCCTCGAACGCACGCCGTCCGAATCGGTGCAGGTGCGCATGCTGCTCGATGAATCCCAGATCGACGGACTGACAGACCGATTCGAGATCGACTACCGACCCGAGAACTACTTCGGCACCTCGGCGGTGAACGTCCTGGCGCGCCCCGGAGGTTCCCCGCTCGAATCGGGCATGGAGTTGGAAAGGACACCCGAAGGTGACTTCACGATGTCGACGATGATCGAGCAGGGATCGCTCACGATCGACGGCACCCTGACCGACGACATGATCACGTCGCTCGACAAGACCGTCCACTATCTGGACGGACTCACACCCTGGATCGACACCGGCGTGGTCCTCGCCGACCGGGTCGCCGAGACCCAGCAGGAGATGCCGAGCACCCTGCTCGCCCACTTCAACGACATTCTCGAGGCCTTCCCCGGCTTCGGCGACCAGGCGATCGAATCGCTCATGAACATCTACTACAGCAACTACAACACGCTTCCGGACGGCTCCATCGGCGTCGACGATGCGGTCTTCGACGAGGCGAACGCCGGCCTCACCCTGGCGGCGAACCAGTTGTTCGGTCAGGCGGGTGCGCTGCTCGCCTCCCACGGCGAGGAACTGACCCCGCTCATCACGTCCGTCGCCGAAGCCTCCGACGTCTTCCCCCACCTGGTCAACGGCGGAATGACCCCGGCCGCTGCCCAGGACGTGGTGCGACGTCTCGACTCCGCCTTCGTCGACACCCCGGATGGGAAGCGTCTGCGCCTGCGGGTGCTGGTCGACGCCCTGCCCGCCTTCACGGCACCGCTCGGTCTCGGACCCGTCCCGGCCGCGCTCGATCTCGGGGCCGACCCGGCCGGGACGACCGAAGGGGGAGAACGATGA
- a CDS encoding MlaD family protein, with protein MITRRITRTVAALSLILVVSSCSLRPEDLPSVRGGIGDGYEISVEFASVMNLPSGADVIMDGVRVGEVRDLEVQDDGVAVRIGIRSDTKVPAEARAIVRQNTLLGDTYVALLRNPDDSSGEYLGEGATVPVERTTSPPQLEDTMAVLATFVNGGSIRRIEQVMGSVNAVMPDVAEIERLAGTVAVDLNDLGQRTVEIDRMLDGMNASATALNDNSESLVTIFDGSTVHYWRRLAVDVVSHIGQILPSVGSLYVGGYWLVPMFESLADTTDISRGGPSATVELSNFLRTTLIPFAQNPSVDIVSIESADGDQLVSDAENILRMLGAVQ; from the coding sequence ATGATCACCCGACGTATCACTCGGACGGTCGCCGCTCTGTCCCTGATCCTCGTCGTGTCGTCGTGTTCGCTGCGGCCGGAGGATCTTCCGTCCGTGCGCGGAGGCATCGGGGACGGATACGAGATCTCGGTCGAGTTCGCCAGTGTCATGAACCTGCCGTCCGGAGCGGACGTCATCATGGACGGTGTCCGAGTCGGCGAGGTGCGCGATCTCGAAGTGCAGGACGACGGCGTCGCTGTACGTATCGGAATCCGCTCCGACACAAAGGTTCCGGCCGAAGCTCGGGCGATCGTCCGGCAGAACACCCTGCTCGGTGACACCTACGTCGCTCTGCTGAGGAATCCCGATGACAGCAGTGGAGAGTACTTGGGCGAAGGTGCGACGGTGCCCGTCGAGCGTACGACCTCGCCGCCGCAGCTCGAGGACACCATGGCGGTGCTCGCCACCTTCGTCAACGGAGGCAGTATCCGTCGCATCGAACAGGTGATGGGAAGCGTCAACGCCGTCATGCCCGACGTCGCCGAGATCGAGCGGCTCGCCGGGACCGTCGCCGTCGACCTGAACGACCTGGGGCAGCGAACCGTCGAGATCGACCGGATGCTCGACGGGATGAACGCCTCGGCGACAGCGTTGAACGACAATTCCGAGTCGCTCGTGACCATTTTCGACGGGTCGACGGTGCACTATTGGCGCAGGCTCGCCGTGGACGTCGTGTCGCACATCGGGCAGATCCTGCCGTCCGTCGGCAGCTTGTACGTCGGTGGCTACTGGCTGGTTCCGATGTTCGAGTCGCTGGCCGACACCACCGACATCTCCCGTGGGGGTCCGTCGGCGACGGTGGAACTGTCGAACTTCCTGAGGACGACGTTGATCCCGTTCGCGCAGAATCCATCCGTCGACATCGTGTCGATCGAGTCCGCCGACGGTGATCAGCTCGTATCCGATGCCGAGAACATCCTTCGAATGTTGGGAGCCGTGCAGTGA
- a CDS encoding GTP pyrophosphokinase — protein sequence MTTTVDEPEPGLPAPDDVQAPLVAVEHLAQDLRRALMVYKFGIDEMMTKINILREEFTYAREYNPIEHVKSRLKNPESILAKAERKGAPASLGGIREAVRDIAGIRITCSFTSDVYRIIEMITGQPDVSVIEIEDYIARPKPNGYSSVHVIVEIPVYMSDRVEHVYVELQIRTVAMDFWASLEHKIYYKHDREVPDELRDELRLAAETARDLDVRMEALHRRVHGPNNVG from the coding sequence GTGACGACGACGGTGGACGAACCCGAGCCGGGGCTACCGGCACCGGATGACGTGCAGGCACCGCTGGTCGCAGTGGAGCATCTCGCGCAGGATCTCCGCCGCGCGCTCATGGTGTACAAATTCGGTATCGACGAGATGATGACGAAGATCAACATCTTGCGCGAGGAGTTCACCTACGCCCGCGAATACAACCCCATCGAGCACGTCAAGTCGCGCCTGAAGAACCCGGAGTCGATCCTCGCCAAGGCCGAACGAAAAGGTGCACCCGCCTCCCTGGGCGGCATCCGCGAAGCCGTCCGCGACATCGCCGGCATCCGCATCACGTGCAGTTTCACGTCGGATGTGTACCGGATCATCGAGATGATCACCGGCCAGCCCGACGTGAGCGTGATCGAGATCGAGGATTACATCGCGCGACCCAAACCCAACGGGTACAGCAGCGTGCACGTGATCGTCGAGATCCCGGTCTACATGTCCGACCGGGTCGAGCATGTGTACGTCGAGCTGCAGATCCGCACGGTCGCGATGGATTTCTGGGCGAGCCTCGAGCACAAGATCTATTACAAGCACGACCGCGAGGTCCCGGACGAGTTGCGCGACGAACTTCGTCTCGCAGCCGAGACCGCGCGCGATCTGGATGTGCGGATGGAAGCGCTGCACCGGCGCGTCCACGGACCGAACAACGTCGGCTGA
- a CDS encoding MlaD family protein — MSRRTVLSVAGMVVIAALSFVYMGQAGLRTGLGEDVYTAEVEVPDTNGLVVGSRVLMRGIEIGEVTDITASADTVHVAWKYDRTSPIPVDSTIRLDNLSALGEPFLAVWPQSASGQYLEDGAVIGDEKVVVPTTFEELSERLTNLLTQVEPEGVREIFRTLDIALPEDPRIHGNLARSGELMAATFTQNADTFTTILRTVQPLLLDSGTIPDAMRATEPGVAEFGSGFTDLLAGIRFASDRGPLNAGIAYGASPFIGELQKFLDETAADLEVIGVNLLPAVSEAANSIRAMDIGTLMNNVLTSTESGDALTLNVEVPGS, encoded by the coding sequence GTGAGTCGGCGAACAGTACTGTCCGTCGCGGGGATGGTGGTCATCGCGGCACTGTCCTTCGTGTACATGGGTCAGGCCGGGCTTCGGACCGGACTCGGCGAGGACGTGTACACCGCCGAGGTCGAGGTGCCCGACACCAACGGCCTGGTCGTCGGGTCGCGTGTGCTCATGCGGGGCATCGAGATCGGGGAGGTCACCGACATCACGGCGTCGGCCGACACCGTCCACGTGGCCTGGAAGTACGACCGCACTTCGCCGATTCCGGTGGACAGCACGATCCGGCTCGACAACCTGTCGGCGCTGGGCGAACCCTTCCTCGCCGTGTGGCCGCAATCCGCATCCGGGCAATATCTGGAGGACGGCGCTGTGATCGGCGACGAGAAGGTGGTCGTACCCACGACATTCGAGGAACTCTCGGAACGTCTGACAAATCTGCTCACGCAGGTCGAACCCGAAGGTGTCCGCGAGATCTTCCGGACACTCGACATCGCTCTGCCCGAGGACCCGCGCATTCACGGCAACCTCGCGCGTTCCGGTGAGCTGATGGCCGCGACGTTCACGCAGAACGCCGATACGTTCACCACGATCCTGCGCACCGTGCAACCACTGCTGCTCGACAGCGGGACCATCCCGGACGCGATGCGCGCCACCGAACCGGGTGTCGCGGAGTTCGGTAGCGGATTCACCGACCTGCTCGCCGGCATCCGCTTCGCATCCGACCGGGGGCCGCTCAATGCCGGCATCGCCTACGGCGCCAGCCCGTTCATCGGCGAACTGCAGAAGTTCCTCGACGAGACCGCGGCCGATCTCGAGGTCATCGGCGTGAATCTTCTGCCCGCCGTCTCGGAAGCGGCGAACAGTATCAGGGCCATGGACATCGGCACGCTGATGAACAACGTGCTCACCTCCACCGAATCCGGCGACGCTCTCACGCTGAACGTCGAAGTTCCCGGCTCCTGA
- a CDS encoding MlaE family ABC transporter permease translates to MRIRSGVEEVGQVVLFTARTVYLLPKTVKHYRKQTTTTMNNMAWGNGSLVVDGGVISLMFFLGIAVGAVVAIQAFMAFDLLGFGALTGIIGSFGNVRVIAPIITGIGFAAQAGCRMTAEIGSMRISEEIDATESIGLQAIPFVVGPRLIGSMLVVLPGYLMALVVAFVTGGVVVKTFHDQPSGTYDHYFAQFLNVPDLAASVVKALIFCAVVTMIHCYYGYFASGGPAGVGSASGRAIRASLVAIVVLNFVMTVIIWGLSPELVFKG, encoded by the coding sequence ATGCGAATCCGGTCGGGAGTCGAGGAAGTCGGACAGGTCGTCCTGTTCACCGCCCGAACGGTCTACCTGCTGCCCAAGACCGTGAAGCACTACCGCAAGCAGACCACCACCACCATGAACAACATGGCGTGGGGCAACGGATCTCTCGTCGTCGACGGCGGCGTGATCAGCCTGATGTTCTTCCTCGGTATCGCCGTCGGTGCCGTGGTGGCCATCCAGGCGTTCATGGCCTTCGACCTGCTGGGATTCGGTGCACTGACAGGCATCATCGGTTCGTTCGGCAACGTACGCGTCATCGCCCCGATCATCACGGGCATCGGCTTCGCGGCCCAGGCCGGCTGCCGGATGACCGCCGAGATCGGCTCCATGCGTATCTCCGAAGAGATCGACGCCACCGAATCCATCGGCCTGCAAGCGATTCCCTTCGTCGTGGGCCCCCGCCTGATCGGCAGCATGCTCGTAGTGCTGCCGGGCTACCTCATGGCTCTCGTCGTCGCGTTCGTCACCGGCGGTGTCGTCGTGAAGACCTTCCACGACCAGCCCAGCGGGACCTACGACCATTACTTCGCGCAATTCCTCAACGTTCCCGACCTCGCGGCATCGGTCGTCAAGGCCCTGATCTTCTGTGCGGTTGTCACGATGATCCACTGCTATTACGGCTATTTCGCCTCGGGCGGGCCGGCGGGAGTGGGCTCTGCGTCCGGCCGGGCAATCCGCGCCAGCCTCGTCGCCATCGTCGTACTGAACTTCGTAATGACCGTCATCATCTGGGGCCTGAGCCCGGAACTCGTCTTCAAGGGATGA
- a CDS encoding MlaD family protein → MKRTKTLTTVAVAVTTLVGTCGAGVAAAQPLKHGAEPATYCVEMPDSVGLYPGNPVTQMGFPVGKVDSVEQRSTHVEVRFTTDGGRVFPADVQAVTRSKSILADRSLELVGNYESGPQLAPESCIPLTNSYTPKTISEVVGSAADFIEALSPEAGDETVEMAVTGLNEALRGQGENARQMMIHAANAMENPDGFIADIGSSISNMAPLTEETLVQWAAIKNIADNMPRVVSDAKGLWPGTIDVCVGIGWLVALLDDIQRNYGDDIWPFVHGQAVEAIELAAQQSGSIGDLVSTIPSMSKAVSAQTRDAGALSVEYTPPQIALSDDEAARLCEVLESLSPGSCKDAGTGSRVTPEGLMNLLNPIGAAR, encoded by the coding sequence GTGAAGAGAACGAAGACACTGACAACCGTCGCCGTGGCCGTCACCACGCTCGTGGGTACGTGCGGTGCGGGAGTCGCGGCCGCGCAGCCACTGAAACACGGCGCCGAACCGGCGACCTACTGCGTGGAAATGCCGGATTCGGTCGGGCTCTACCCGGGAAATCCGGTCACGCAGATGGGATTTCCGGTCGGTAAGGTCGATTCCGTCGAGCAGAGGAGCACCCACGTCGAGGTGCGATTCACCACCGACGGCGGACGTGTCTTCCCTGCGGACGTCCAGGCTGTGACCCGCTCCAAGTCGATCCTCGCGGATCGCAGCCTCGAACTGGTGGGCAACTACGAATCCGGACCGCAACTCGCCCCGGAGTCCTGCATCCCGCTCACCAACAGTTACACCCCGAAGACGATCTCCGAGGTAGTCGGTTCGGCGGCCGACTTCATCGAGGCGCTGTCGCCGGAGGCCGGCGACGAGACCGTCGAGATGGCGGTCACGGGGCTGAACGAGGCCCTGCGCGGCCAGGGTGAGAACGCCCGGCAGATGATGATCCATGCGGCGAATGCGATGGAGAATCCCGACGGTTTCATCGCCGACATCGGATCGTCGATCTCGAACATGGCACCGCTCACCGAGGAAACGCTCGTCCAGTGGGCGGCCATCAAGAACATCGCCGACAACATGCCGAGGGTAGTGTCCGACGCAAAGGGGCTGTGGCCCGGCACGATCGACGTCTGTGTCGGCATCGGATGGCTCGTCGCGCTGCTCGACGACATCCAGCGCAACTACGGTGACGACATCTGGCCGTTCGTGCACGGGCAGGCCGTCGAAGCCATCGAACTGGCTGCGCAGCAATCCGGTTCGATCGGCGATCTCGTGTCCACGATCCCATCGATGTCGAAGGCGGTCTCCGCACAGACACGCGACGCCGGTGCACTGTCGGTCGAGTACACGCCCCCGCAGATCGCGTTGAGTGACGACGAGGCGGCTCGGCTGTGCGAGGTTCTGGAGAGCCTGAGCCCGGGAAGTTGCAAGGACGCCGGCACGGGTTCGCGCGTCACGCCCGAAGGTCTGATGAACCTGCTGAACCCGATCGGAGCGGCGCGATGA
- a CDS encoding MlaD family protein, translating into MNRPRRRFGKVLSFFDNDIRIGTVVAVVAVLALVATAVLYTRPPGRTTVAFETTDVSAISTGQDVRVAGVSVGKVSELELGDTSVKVSMEIEDDLMVGTESRVEVRMLTPVGGYAVTLFPLGRNPLGDSIIPADQVSVPYSIGDVLQAAPNVTDNVDGTDIDANLIQVADALQNNPGSIESIISGMSAVARVMDEQRRQVHTVATLASEYLTTFNASREMVFDVLREIDIVFETYENTHAGFNEAYRLLGYVLMTVAPYSEYYLDNRDALENGITQVRSMIEEFNTTMGPSIEALAATRDQLAQWLTPEGIVAVGGGTLMASDICIPVPGRQC; encoded by the coding sequence ATGAACAGGCCCCGTCGCCGGTTCGGGAAGGTTCTGTCCTTCTTCGACAACGACATTCGCATCGGAACTGTGGTCGCTGTGGTCGCCGTCCTCGCGCTCGTCGCGACCGCGGTCCTCTATACGCGACCACCGGGCCGCACTACCGTGGCATTCGAGACCACCGACGTCTCGGCGATCTCCACCGGCCAGGACGTGCGCGTCGCCGGTGTGTCGGTCGGCAAGGTCTCGGAGTTGGAACTCGGCGACACCTCGGTGAAGGTGTCCATGGAGATCGAGGACGACCTGATGGTCGGTACCGAGTCGCGGGTCGAGGTCAGGATGCTGACCCCAGTCGGCGGATACGCCGTGACCCTCTTTCCTCTCGGTCGGAACCCTCTGGGTGACAGCATCATTCCTGCTGATCAGGTGTCGGTTCCCTACTCGATCGGCGACGTCCTCCAGGCCGCACCGAACGTCACGGACAACGTCGACGGCACGGACATCGACGCCAACCTGATTCAGGTCGCGGATGCCTTGCAGAACAACCCCGGATCGATCGAGTCGATCATCTCCGGCATGTCCGCCGTCGCTCGGGTCATGGACGAGCAACGCCGGCAGGTCCACACGGTGGCGACGCTCGCATCGGAGTACCTCACGACCTTCAACGCCAGCCGAGAGATGGTGTTCGACGTCCTCCGCGAAATCGACATCGTCTTCGAGACCTACGAGAATACGCACGCCGGCTTCAACGAGGCCTACCGACTCCTCGGGTACGTCCTCATGACCGTCGCCCCCTACTCGGAGTACTACCTCGACAATCGGGATGCACTGGAGAACGGGATCACGCAGGTCCGCTCCATGATCGAAGAGTTCAACACGACCATGGGACCCTCGATCGAGGCGCTGGCGGCCACCCGTGACCAACTCGCCCAGTGGCTGACACCGGAAGGGATCGTCGCTGTCGGCGGGGGCACCCTCATGGCTTCCGACATCTGCATCCCGGTACCCGGACGGCAGTGCTGA
- a CDS encoding MlaD family protein, with protein MTTRATYIATIAKLVVAAIISAVLFALVISAMRSPVNGPTRTYTAEFSDVSGLGANGDIRTRGVRIGKVSSIELRERDGKTIAEVEFTMEEPYELTDTTTLAVKYQNLTGVRYIDADFGEKPGTPVEHLSLESTKPSFDITSLFNGLQPVLATMSTEDINRFTENAIALLQGDGGGLKPMLDDAQKLANLAADREQVISTLADNLARIADSMGGRSDGVVEFLRSVSFPIAKAMTVLEEFHKTATYGPEFLTPIKRLLDAYGLAPGADVDAMVTSAFASLEEAAEAIRLLPPAVAGLQIPASAPAGAGAGCSNGIAQLPTDVQVLLSGSEVVVCNAG; from the coding sequence ATGACGACACGAGCGACATACATCGCGACGATCGCCAAACTCGTCGTCGCGGCGATCATCTCCGCGGTGCTGTTCGCGCTGGTCATCAGCGCCATGCGCAGCCCGGTCAACGGACCGACCCGCACCTACACCGCCGAGTTCTCGGACGTGTCGGGCCTCGGCGCCAACGGCGATATCCGCACACGCGGCGTCCGCATCGGGAAGGTGTCCTCCATCGAGTTGCGCGAACGCGACGGGAAGACGATCGCCGAGGTCGAGTTCACGATGGAGGAGCCCTACGAATTGACCGACACCACCACCCTGGCGGTCAAATATCAGAACCTCACCGGCGTGCGGTACATCGACGCGGACTTCGGTGAGAAACCGGGCACACCCGTCGAGCACCTCTCGCTCGAGAGCACGAAACCGTCGTTCGACATCACGTCACTGTTCAACGGCCTTCAGCCGGTCCTGGCGACGATGAGCACCGAGGACATCAACCGGTTCACCGAGAACGCCATCGCTCTCCTACAGGGTGACGGTGGGGGACTGAAGCCGATGCTGGACGACGCACAGAAGCTCGCGAATCTCGCCGCCGACCGCGAACAGGTGATCTCGACCCTCGCCGACAATCTGGCACGCATAGCGGACAGCATGGGTGGACGCTCCGACGGCGTCGTGGAGTTCCTCCGATCCGTGAGCTTTCCGATCGCCAAGGCCATGACTGTCCTCGAGGAATTCCACAAGACGGCGACCTACGGGCCGGAATTCCTCACGCCCATCAAGCGACTGCTCGACGCCTACGGTCTCGCACCGGGTGCGGACGTCGACGCGATGGTGACCTCCGCCTTCGCTTCCCTCGAGGAGGCAGCCGAGGCCATCAGGCTCCTTCCGCCGGCCGTGGCGGGTCTCCAGATACCGGCGAGTGCCCCGGCAGGCGCCGGCGCCGGATGTTCCAACGGCATCGCGCAACTGCCGACGGATGTGCAGGTCCTTCTGAGCGGAAGCGAGGTCGTCGTATGCAACGCGGGATGA
- a CDS encoding MlaE family ABC transporter permease, protein MVPAGIRRYLIEKPAASLATIGRSARLGGNVVRYAVTDTIAWRLPVREVIEQMWVLLKVTALPALLMAVPIGAEVSVQVGGIMNQVGANSLAGAASGLGVVGQGAPMAAGLLMSGAAASAIASDLGARSIREEIEAIRVMGIDPVQRLVMPRFLAMLAIAPMLCIIIIAAGVAAGLTISANVNDVVPGSFWQSFGAFATPTDLAFSVLKSVIFAAIVVLIAGLRGLEAKGGPTGVANAVNASVVLSVFCIFIANLVVSQLQLMFFPARLA, encoded by the coding sequence ATGGTGCCGGCGGGAATCCGCCGATACCTGATCGAGAAGCCCGCAGCCTCACTGGCCACCATCGGACGCTCGGCGCGACTCGGAGGCAACGTCGTCCGCTACGCCGTCACCGACACCATCGCGTGGCGGCTGCCGGTGCGAGAGGTGATCGAGCAGATGTGGGTCCTGCTCAAGGTTACCGCTCTTCCCGCGCTGCTCATGGCCGTCCCGATCGGTGCAGAAGTCTCGGTGCAGGTGGGTGGCATCATGAATCAGGTCGGCGCCAACTCGCTCGCCGGTGCTGCCAGCGGTCTCGGTGTGGTGGGGCAGGGTGCACCGATGGCCGCGGGACTGCTCATGAGTGGGGCCGCCGCGTCCGCCATCGCCTCCGATCTCGGCGCGCGATCGATCCGCGAGGAGATCGAAGCGATCCGTGTGATGGGTATCGATCCGGTCCAGCGACTCGTGATGCCGAGATTTCTGGCCATGCTCGCGATCGCCCCGATGCTGTGCATCATCATCATCGCCGCGGGTGTTGCTGCGGGCCTGACGATCTCGGCAAACGTCAACGACGTCGTGCCGGGCAGTTTCTGGCAGTCGTTCGGTGCCTTCGCCACCCCCACCGATCTCGCGTTCTCCGTGCTCAAGTCCGTCATCTTCGCAGCCATCGTGGTGTTGATCGCCGGTCTGCGCGGACTCGAGGCCAAGGGCGGACCCACCGGCGTCGCGAACGCCGTCAACGCCTCCGTCGTCCTCAGCGTCTTCTGCATCTTCATCGCGAACCTCGTGGTGAGCCAGCTGCAGCTGATGTTCTTCCCGGCTCGGTTGGCGTGA
- a CDS encoding ABC transporter ATP-binding protein has product MGVEVSVEGLTKSFGSQRIWQDVTLTLPAGEVSALLGPSGTGKSVFLKSLIGLLRPEQGSIVIDGTDILQCSSKELYEIRKLFGVLFQDGALFGSMNLYDNVAFPLREHTRKSESEIRQIVMSKLELVGLLGAEDKLPGEISGGMRKRAGLARALVLDPEIILVDEPDSGLDPVRTTYISQTLIDINAEIDATILIVSHNINLARTVPDNIGMLFRRQLVMFGPREVLLTSDEPVVKQFLNGTMIGPIGMSEEKDEATMAHEQALVEAGHHAGGVDDVEGIVPQMQATPGMPERQAVARRQERVRSILHTLPEKAQQAILEDLDGAPGYAGFPGSDTPTELIPVVSH; this is encoded by the coding sequence ATGGGTGTCGAGGTTTCCGTCGAGGGGCTGACCAAGTCCTTCGGCTCGCAACGTATCTGGCAGGACGTGACGTTGACGCTGCCGGCGGGTGAGGTCTCTGCGCTGCTCGGTCCGTCGGGTACCGGTAAGTCGGTGTTCCTCAAGTCGCTGATCGGTCTGCTGCGTCCGGAGCAGGGTTCGATCGTGATCGACGGCACCGACATCCTGCAGTGCTCCTCGAAGGAGCTCTACGAGATCCGCAAGCTGTTCGGGGTGTTGTTCCAGGACGGTGCGTTGTTCGGGTCGATGAATCTGTACGACAATGTCGCCTTTCCGTTGCGTGAGCACACCCGCAAGTCCGAGTCGGAGATCCGGCAGATCGTGATGAGCAAGCTCGAGCTCGTCGGTCTGCTCGGCGCGGAGGACAAGTTGCCGGGGGAGATCTCCGGTGGGATGCGCAAGCGTGCCGGCCTGGCGCGGGCGTTGGTGCTCGATCCGGAGATCATTCTGGTGGACGAGCCGGATTCGGGTCTCGATCCGGTGCGCACGACCTATATTTCGCAGACGTTGATCGATATCAACGCGGAGATCGATGCGACGATCCTGATCGTGTCGCACAACATCAATCTGGCGCGGACGGTGCCGGACAATATCGGGATGTTGTTTCGTCGGCAGTTGGTGATGTTCGGTCCGCGGGAGGTGTTGTTGACTTCGGATGAGCCGGTGGTCAAGCAGTTCCTCAACGGCACGATGATCGGTCCGATCGGGATGTCGGAGGAGAAGGACGAGGCGACGATGGCGCACGAGCAGGCGCTCGTGGAGGCCGGGCATCATGCCGGTGGGGTGGACGATGTCGAGGGGATCGTGCCGCAGATGCAGGCGACTCCGGGGATGCCGGAGCGGCAGGCGGTGGCGCGTCGGCAGGAGCGGGTGCGCTCGATCCTGCACACCCTGCCGGAGAAGGCACAGCAGGCCATCCTCGAAGACCTCGACGGCGCACCCGGATACGCCGGCTTCCCGGGCTCCGACACGCCCACCGAACTGATTCCCGTGGTCTCGCACTAG
- a CDS encoding 3-hydroxybutyryl-CoA dehydrogenase: MEKVGVIGGGTMGAGIAEVCAKAGSDVLVKETTEEFAAAARERLKKSIGRGVKSGKITQEDADAVLGRIRVTLDLNEFADRDLVVEAAPEIESLKVEIFSELDKIVKPEGILATNTSSIPVIKMAQATQRPGKVVGVHFFNPVPVMPLVEIISALTTDEATADTVFDYAKNTLGKTAVRAGDRAGFIVNALLIPYLCDAVRMLESGYATKEDIDAAMKGGCGYPMGPLTLLDTVGLDVALNAAQSLYDEFAQPNYAPPALLRRMVDAGRLGRKTGEGFYSYK; this comes from the coding sequence GTGGAGAAGGTAGGCGTCATCGGCGGCGGCACCATGGGTGCCGGTATCGCCGAGGTGTGCGCGAAGGCCGGTAGCGACGTCCTCGTCAAGGAGACCACCGAGGAGTTCGCGGCCGCAGCGCGCGAGCGTCTGAAGAAGTCGATCGGACGCGGCGTCAAGTCCGGCAAGATCACGCAGGAGGATGCCGACGCGGTCCTCGGACGGATCCGCGTCACCCTCGACCTGAACGAGTTCGCCGATCGCGACCTCGTCGTCGAGGCCGCCCCCGAGATCGAGTCGCTCAAGGTGGAGATCTTCTCCGAGCTCGACAAGATCGTGAAGCCCGAAGGCATCCTCGCCACCAACACGTCGTCGATCCCCGTCATCAAGATGGCGCAGGCGACGCAGCGGCCCGGCAAGGTCGTGGGTGTGCACTTCTTCAACCCGGTGCCGGTGATGCCGCTCGTCGAGATCATCTCGGCGCTCACCACCGACGAGGCCACCGCCGACACGGTGTTCGACTACGCGAAGAACACCCTCGGCAAGACGGCCGTGCGCGCGGGCGACCGTGCGGGCTTCATCGTCAACGCCCTGCTCATCCCCTACCTGTGCGACGCGGTGCGGATGCTCGAATCGGGTTACGCGACGAAGGAAGACATCGACGCCGCGATGAAGGGTGGCTGCGGCTACCCGATGGGTCCGCTGACGCTGCTCGACACCGTCGGCCTCGATGTCGCGCTCAATGCCGCACAGTCGCTGTACGACGAATTCGCTCAGCCGAATTACGCTCCCCCGGCACTGCTGCGTCGCATGGTCGACGCGGGTCGCCTGGGTCGCAAGACAGGCGAGGGCTTCTACAGCTACAAGTAG